The following are from one region of the Salirhabdus salicampi genome:
- a CDS encoding DUF3889 domain-containing protein, giving the protein MKQVKWGKLLLLLSLVVILLPTVTTYAQPEYAKWGKIAVAETKKQYPTHKVTDYAYQGKVVISDERQQYNFRLSVQANEQQKKDVNVYVLVNPKEDKLLDVYFDEIES; this is encoded by the coding sequence TTGAAACAAGTAAAGTGGGGCAAACTTCTTCTTTTGCTTTCGTTAGTTGTCATATTGTTACCAACTGTAACAACTTATGCTCAACCTGAATATGCCAAATGGGGTAAAATAGCAGTAGCCGAAACGAAAAAGCAATATCCAACGCATAAAGTAACTGATTATGCTTATCAGGGGAAAGTTGTCATTTCCGATGAGCGACAGCAATACAATTTCCGATTATCTGTTCAAGCTAATGAGCAACAGAAAAAAGATGTGAACGTATATGTCTTGGTAAATCCAAAAGAGGATAAATTACTGGATGTTTACTTTGACGAA
- a CDS encoding S8 family serine peptidase: MKKLFSSILIAVLLLSLVSPFQSTSSGETNLEVDKQLTEILSTVSDSSIVEAVVSYDHDPTTEDLNLLKSLGLDIKTFSQLPIVGVKGTSAQVQKLLDSDVNALSVYANKKLDYFMRDSRELIGAERVWSDLGYTGKGTTVAVIDSGIDATHPDLPYGTKVIQNVKLLVGESIFGDEDTYLEGVLNTDTSSGHGTHVAGTIAGNGTASDGLYKGIAPDAQLVGIGAGEGLHILWALEGFNYVLEKHEEYGIDVISNSWGTSGEYSPNNPINIASKEAHDEGMVVVFAAGNAGPDDNTLNPYSAAPWVISVAAGTKDKELANFSSRGVAGDEFLHPDITAPGVDIVSTKSSTGVVMNSLGTVKDSTYIAPEHLPYYTTASGTSMATPHISGVVALMREATPDMHPAIVLDVLQKTADEMASYEFHEVGAGYVNAYEAVKKAEKTKAFIGKYKEKETGKTYDTYFEEYTWEGTVGPGSSTLEVESHDYYDIEIGKDSVSLKVSISWLSATNDLDLFVRDANGELVGSSANGFTTTEETTVPDVAEGTYEVDVEGWLNTIENYEGTYVVEKILK, encoded by the coding sequence ATGAAAAAGTTATTTTCAAGTATATTAATAGCCGTTTTACTTTTAAGTCTTGTTTCTCCATTTCAATCCACTTCATCAGGTGAAACAAATTTAGAGGTGGATAAACAATTAACAGAGATCCTATCAACTGTATCCGATAGTTCAATTGTTGAGGCCGTTGTCTCATATGATCACGATCCGACAACAGAGGATTTGAACTTGCTAAAATCTCTAGGTTTAGACATAAAGACATTTAGCCAACTTCCTATCGTAGGGGTAAAAGGGACAAGTGCTCAAGTTCAGAAACTGTTAGACAGTGATGTAAATGCCTTATCTGTTTATGCCAACAAAAAGTTAGACTATTTCATGCGAGATAGCCGCGAACTTATTGGTGCGGAAAGAGTATGGTCTGACCTAGGCTATACTGGTAAAGGAACTACAGTTGCTGTAATTGATAGTGGGATTGACGCAACACACCCTGACCTACCTTATGGCACAAAAGTTATACAAAACGTTAAATTATTAGTTGGGGAAAGCATTTTTGGTGATGAAGATACTTACTTGGAAGGTGTATTAAATACTGATACTTCATCTGGTCATGGTACACATGTTGCCGGTACAATTGCTGGTAACGGTACCGCAAGTGATGGCCTTTATAAAGGTATTGCTCCTGATGCACAGTTAGTTGGAATTGGTGCTGGTGAAGGTTTACACATACTTTGGGCACTTGAAGGATTTAACTACGTGCTAGAAAAACACGAAGAATATGGTATTGATGTAATTAGTAATAGCTGGGGTACGAGTGGTGAATATTCGCCAAATAACCCAATCAATATTGCAAGTAAAGAAGCGCATGACGAAGGAATGGTTGTCGTTTTTGCAGCCGGAAATGCTGGACCAGATGACAATACATTAAACCCATACTCTGCAGCACCATGGGTCATTTCAGTAGCAGCCGGTACGAAAGATAAAGAGTTAGCAAACTTTTCATCTCGCGGTGTTGCTGGTGATGAATTCCTTCATCCTGATATTACAGCACCAGGGGTAGACATCGTTTCAACGAAGTCATCTACTGGAGTTGTTATGAATTCGTTAGGTACTGTAAAAGATTCAACATACATTGCACCAGAGCACCTGCCATACTACACTACTGCTAGTGGAACGAGTATGGCGACACCTCACATTTCTGGAGTTGTTGCATTAATGCGTGAAGCAACACCTGATATGCATCCTGCTATTGTATTAGATGTTTTACAGAAAACTGCCGACGAAATGGCTAGTTACGAATTTCATGAGGTTGGCGCTGGTTATGTTAACGCATATGAAGCTGTGAAAAAAGCCGAAAAAACAAAAGCATTCATCGGTAAATATAAAGAGAAAGAAACTGGAAAAACGTATGACACTTATTTTGAGGAATATACTTGGGAAGGTACAGTAGGACCTGGCTCTTCTACATTAGAAGTTGAATCCCATGACTATTACGACATCGAAATTGGGAAAGATTCAGTAAGTTTAAAAGTTAGTATTTCTTGGTTGTCCGCCACAAATGATTTAGACTTATTTGTTCGAGATGCAAATGGTGAGTTGGTTGGTTCATCTGCAAACGGGTTTACCACGACAGAAGAAACAACTGTTCCAGACGTAGCTGAAGGGACATATGAGGTTGACGTAGAGGGTTGGTTAAATACAATTGAAAACTATGAAGGCACATATGTCGTAGAAAAGATTTTAAAGTAA